From Weissella confusa, a single genomic window includes:
- a CDS encoding peptide ABC transporter substrate-binding protein: MNKLLKTSALLSTALILGSTVAPLTADAAKYKTINWTEGADLGTMDPSKSTAAVDFDALQATGDGLYRNDKSGKPALALAESVEKSEDGLSLTFKLRSGLKWSNGDALTAHDFVYGWQRTNDPKTASQYAYLFSGIKNADAIQSGENTDLSSLGVTAVDDTTLEVQLEKPMPQLESVLTMAPFYPQNQKFVEKVGKKYGTAAKYTLSSGPYILKDWTGSNNKYSLVKNKNYYDAKVVKTPKVVIQTIKDQNTGYNLYKSGKVDFTNLSPDQVKASKKNKAYKVIPQASTFYMEFNQKKVKALANQKIRQAISYSIDRKTLSDKILTGTATPATTFTSTKLAVDPNTNKDFAKSAEVKGAIAYDKTKAKKLFKEGMKEAGVKKLTLQMVTDDTDGAKRTAQFLQSQMEKLDGLKIDIKTVPFKQRLALSQDKKFDLVITAWGADYGDPSTFLDLYTKDSSFNNGSWDNAQYNELMQAAKTTDVNDDKKRYDDYKQAEQIIDKEVGVAPLYYRSYATLFRTSVKGVVMNPAGAPYDWKWAYKK; the protein is encoded by the coding sequence ATGAACAAATTGTTGAAGACGTCAGCATTGTTGTCAACGGCCTTGATTTTGGGATCAACGGTTGCACCTTTGACGGCAGATGCTGCTAAGTACAAGACGATCAACTGGACTGAAGGTGCTGATTTGGGAACGATGGACCCTTCAAAGTCTACTGCTGCTGTTGATTTTGATGCGTTGCAAGCCACTGGTGATGGTTTGTACCGTAACGACAAGTCAGGAAAGCCAGCTTTGGCTTTGGCTGAGTCAGTTGAGAAGTCAGAAGATGGCTTGTCATTGACGTTCAAGTTGCGTTCAGGTTTGAAGTGGTCAAACGGTGACGCTTTGACTGCGCACGACTTTGTTTACGGATGGCAACGTACGAACGATCCTAAGACGGCATCACAATATGCTTACTTGTTCTCAGGTATCAAGAACGCTGACGCTATCCAATCAGGTGAAAACACTGATTTGTCATCATTGGGTGTAACTGCTGTTGATGACACGACTTTGGAAGTGCAATTGGAAAAGCCAATGCCACAACTTGAGTCAGTATTGACGATGGCACCATTCTACCCACAAAACCAAAAGTTTGTGGAAAAGGTTGGTAAGAAGTACGGAACTGCTGCTAAGTACACGTTGTCATCAGGTCCATACATCTTGAAGGACTGGACTGGTTCAAACAACAAGTACTCATTGGTAAAGAACAAGAACTACTACGATGCAAAGGTAGTTAAGACGCCTAAGGTTGTTATTCAAACGATCAAGGACCAAAACACGGGTTACAACTTGTACAAGTCAGGTAAGGTTGACTTCACTAACTTGTCACCTGACCAAGTTAAGGCTTCAAAGAAGAACAAGGCTTACAAGGTTATCCCACAAGCTTCAACGTTCTACATGGAGTTTAACCAAAAGAAGGTTAAGGCATTGGCTAACCAAAAGATTCGTCAAGCCATCTCATACTCAATTGACCGTAAGACTTTGTCAGACAAGATTTTGACGGGAACTGCAACGCCAGCAACGACGTTTACTTCAACTAAGTTGGCTGTTGATCCTAACACGAACAAGGACTTTGCTAAGTCAGCCGAAGTAAAGGGTGCAATTGCATACGACAAGACTAAGGCTAAGAAGTTGTTCAAGGAAGGTATGAAGGAAGCCGGTGTTAAGAAGTTGACGTTGCAAATGGTAACGGACGACACTGACGGTGCAAAGCGTACTGCACAATTCTTGCAATCACAAATGGAAAAGTTGGACGGTTTGAAGATCGACATCAAGACGGTGCCATTTAAGCAACGTTTGGCCTTGTCACAAGACAAGAAGTTCGACTTGGTTATCACTGCATGGGGAGCCGACTATGGTGATCCATCAACGTTCTTGGACTTGTACACGAAGGATTCATCATTCAACAACGGTTCATGGGATAACGCTCAATACAACGAGTTGATGCAAGCTGCTAAGACGACTGACGTTAACGACGACAAGAAGCGTTACGACGACTACAAGCAAGCAGAGCAAATCATCGACAAGGAAGTCGGTGTGGCACCTTTGTACTACCGTTCATACGCTACGTTGTTCCGTACGTCAGTTAAGGGTGTTGTTATGAACCCTGCTGGTGCACCTTACGACTGGAAGTGGGCATACAAGAAGTAA
- a CDS encoding NupC/NupG family nucleoside CNT transporter, producing the protein MFLIVNIIAIPILIGIAYLFSMDKKAIDWRSVLTIVGLMLVLAWFFNKFTIGQDIIKGAASGFAWLIAVANQGIAFALPDWLTANHGGPNFVTSALLPILLVVPMFDILTYIGVLPWIIKWVGRGLSFITRQPKFEAFFSVEMMFLGNTEVLAVSKAQLNRMSAQRNLTLAMMSMSCVTASVLGAYTKMIPGQYVLMAVPLNILASIVFTAILNPVQLDPSEDVIVNESTEEGHQREPFFSFLSNSILGAGKLILIITATVIAFVGLAALIDQLLGLTGFHWLTLEKIIGVVMFPFAWLLGFNPADAFNLSQLMGLKLVTNEFVVMGQISKSIMAGTGLFHNPHAVAVTAVFLTSFANFGTLGMIIGAFKGLTGKKVNDLISSQAGYLMLSGILVSLLAAATAGIFVW; encoded by the coding sequence ATGTTTTTGATTGTTAACATCATCGCTATTCCAATTCTTATCGGAATTGCGTACTTGTTCTCTATGGATAAGAAGGCCATCGACTGGCGTTCTGTTCTAACTATTGTTGGGTTGATGTTGGTATTGGCTTGGTTCTTTAATAAGTTCACGATTGGGCAAGACATCATCAAGGGTGCCGCAAGCGGCTTCGCTTGGTTGATCGCGGTTGCGAACCAAGGAATCGCATTTGCGTTGCCAGATTGGCTAACCGCTAACCACGGTGGACCAAACTTCGTTACGTCAGCATTGCTACCAATCTTGTTGGTTGTCCCAATGTTCGACATCTTGACTTACATTGGTGTTCTACCATGGATCATCAAGTGGGTCGGACGTGGCTTGTCATTCATTACACGCCAACCAAAGTTTGAGGCATTCTTCTCAGTTGAGATGATGTTCCTTGGTAACACTGAAGTTTTGGCCGTATCAAAGGCACAATTGAACCGCATGTCAGCACAACGTAATTTGACGTTGGCCATGATGTCAATGAGCTGTGTGACGGCTTCAGTCCTTGGTGCTTACACGAAGATGATTCCTGGACAATACGTTTTGATGGCCGTGCCATTGAACATCTTGGCTTCAATCGTCTTTACGGCAATCTTGAACCCAGTGCAATTGGATCCATCAGAGGATGTTATCGTTAACGAAAGTACTGAAGAAGGACACCAACGTGAGCCATTCTTCTCATTCTTGTCAAACTCAATCTTGGGCGCTGGTAAGTTGATCTTGATTATCACGGCTACGGTTATTGCCTTCGTTGGATTGGCAGCCTTGATTGACCAATTGCTAGGTTTGACTGGTTTCCACTGGTTGACGTTGGAGAAGATCATCGGTGTTGTGATGTTCCCATTTGCTTGGTTGCTAGGATTCAACCCAGCCGACGCCTTCAACTTGTCTCAATTGATGGGATTGAAGTTGGTTACGAACGAATTCGTTGTTATGGGTCAAATTTCAAAGTCAATCATGGCCGGAACTGGTTTGTTCCACAACCCACACGCGGTTGCTGTTACAGCCGTGTTCCTAACAAGCTTTGCTAACTTTGGAACGCTAGGTATGATTATCGGTGCCTTCAAGGGATTGACTGGTAAGAAGGTTAACGATTTGATTAGTTCTCAAGCTGGATACTTGATGCTTTCAGGTATTTTGGTTTCATTGCTAGCTGCTGCTACAGCTGGAATCTTTGTTTGGTAA
- a CDS encoding helix-turn-helix domain-containing protein: MKTEVDTTISSAVRGLIDMKHIPVCDILKHAGISSSRYYTFVNGQGDITVHKLHAMLRTLNVGLDELCLFIEPQSTEDTAASPVINAIAEYQRTRDVSGLINLQDKNDFRPVVLSSEEAKRIKPVLNDVLRRSEYYTMAELKAFLLYLNYFTYDEILAYYPKAMTSIRFLTQKLKKRHDAAHHDVLHVISFLVYQLLLISIQRGQSQEVHDLLHSFFSLPFEVDDWMTPIFASDG; encoded by the coding sequence ATGAAAACTGAGGTAGATACAACCATATCATCAGCTGTGCGTGGGCTGATCGATATGAAGCATATTCCAGTGTGCGATATCTTGAAGCATGCTGGAATCTCTAGTAGTCGATACTACACGTTTGTAAATGGGCAAGGCGATATTACTGTGCACAAGTTGCACGCGATGCTACGCACGCTTAATGTTGGACTAGATGAGCTGTGCTTGTTTATTGAACCGCAATCAACTGAAGATACAGCAGCAAGTCCGGTGATTAATGCTATTGCCGAATATCAACGGACGCGAGACGTATCAGGCTTGATTAATTTGCAAGACAAAAATGATTTCCGACCTGTTGTCTTAAGCAGTGAAGAAGCTAAACGCATTAAACCAGTACTCAACGACGTCCTAAGGCGATCAGAGTACTATACAATGGCTGAACTCAAAGCATTCTTGCTATATCTAAATTATTTTACATATGATGAGATTTTGGCCTATTATCCCAAAGCAATGACCAGTATTCGCTTCCTAACGCAAAAGTTAAAGAAGCGACACGATGCAGCACACCATGATGTGTTACACGTAATCAGCTTTTTGGTATACCAACTATTGTTAATTAGTATCCAACGTGGACAGAGTCAAGAAGTTCATGATTTATTGCATTCTTTCTTCAGCCTACCTTTCGAGGTGGATGATTGGATGACCCCTATTTTTGCGTCAGATGGTTGA
- the rihC gene encoding ribonucleoside hydrolase RihC: protein MRQVILDMDPGIDDAAAIAVAVNHPDLNVSLITTVAGNVSVDKTTKNALKLLEFFHREDIPVAAGASKPLKKAFADAANIHGESGMPGYDFPEPMIKPIEEDAVTAMHKVLQNSSQPVTLIATGAYTNVATLFQNYPFDLVNIDEVILMGGSVSGGNVSSVAEFNIFTDPDAAKIVMEAPVKKTMIGLDVTLKALITPETMAAITQMGKAGNMLSHIITAYGDVHEGGKPMHDVNTILYAVDPSCMTVKDGAVDVVTEGPAAGATVWDFQHRWHANDFVNATIGVDVDAERFNEWFLAQVQQMNA from the coding sequence ATGCGTCAGGTTATCTTAGATATGGATCCAGGAATTGATGATGCCGCTGCGATTGCAGTTGCCGTCAATCACCCTGATTTGAATGTGTCACTTATCACCACTGTTGCTGGAAATGTGTCAGTTGATAAGACGACAAAAAATGCATTGAAGTTGCTTGAATTTTTCCATCGTGAAGACATCCCGGTTGCGGCCGGTGCATCTAAGCCATTAAAGAAGGCGTTCGCGGATGCAGCAAACATTCATGGTGAGTCGGGGATGCCGGGATATGATTTCCCAGAACCTATGATTAAGCCGATTGAGGAGGATGCGGTGACAGCGATGCACAAAGTGTTGCAAAACAGCTCACAACCAGTGACGTTGATTGCGACAGGTGCCTACACAAATGTTGCGACGCTGTTCCAAAATTATCCATTTGATTTGGTCAATATTGATGAGGTCATTTTGATGGGTGGTTCGGTTTCGGGCGGAAACGTCTCATCAGTTGCTGAATTCAATATCTTTACTGACCCAGACGCAGCTAAGATTGTCATGGAAGCGCCAGTTAAGAAAACCATGATTGGGCTGGACGTGACGTTGAAGGCGTTGATTACACCAGAAACGATGGCGGCTATCACACAGATGGGTAAGGCTGGTAATATGTTGAGTCATATTATTACGGCTTATGGTGATGTTCATGAAGGTGGTAAGCCGATGCACGATGTGAATACAATCCTGTATGCGGTTGATCCATCATGCATGACTGTTAAAGATGGCGCCGTTGACGTTGTCACTGAAGGGCCAGCAGCCGGTGCGACGGTTTGGGATTTCCAACACCGTTGGCACGCTAATGACTTCGTAAATGCGACGATCGGTGTCGATGTGGATGCCGAGCGCTTCAACGAATGGTTCTTGGCACAAGTGCAACAAATGAATGCTTAA
- a CDS encoding nucleoside hydrolase: MAQKKMILDLDAGVDDALALAYALATPDADLIGITSSYGNNVQDITSVNSLKLLELLGATDVPVFRGVDHSLNTDSFEAMQVSKDIHGDNGIGNVVLPEPKRPIEDQSAVDFLIEAAHKYAENLVIVPTGPLTNLALAFKKDPEIAELIGNITIMGGALTVPGNVTPYTEANINQDAEAADYVFKNAKHLVMVGLDVTLQTLLTKKETQQWRDLGTEKGRAYADIMDYYIDAYYNLDINKAGAALHDPLAVGVAVDPNLVTLLPINMRVDHEDGRTIGDLSRLTDPVKNTYAAVAVDAPFYLERFMNYMAIALR; the protein is encoded by the coding sequence ATGGCTCAAAAGAAGATGATTTTGGACTTGGATGCAGGTGTTGATGACGCCTTGGCTTTGGCTTATGCATTGGCAACGCCTGATGCAGATTTGATCGGAATCACATCATCATACGGGAACAACGTACAAGACATTACGTCTGTAAACAGCTTGAAGTTGTTGGAGCTGTTGGGTGCAACGGATGTGCCAGTCTTCCGCGGTGTGGATCACTCATTGAACACGGATAGCTTTGAGGCGATGCAAGTCTCAAAGGACATCCATGGTGACAATGGTATCGGTAACGTTGTTTTGCCTGAACCAAAGCGTCCAATTGAAGATCAATCTGCTGTTGACTTCCTTATTGAAGCCGCTCACAAATATGCAGAGAACTTGGTTATCGTGCCTACTGGTCCTTTGACTAACTTGGCCTTGGCATTTAAGAAGGACCCTGAAATCGCTGAGTTGATTGGTAATATCACGATTATGGGCGGTGCGCTAACAGTACCTGGTAACGTAACCCCTTATACTGAAGCAAATATTAATCAAGATGCTGAAGCCGCCGATTATGTTTTCAAGAATGCCAAGCACTTGGTGATGGTTGGACTAGACGTCACGTTGCAAACTTTGCTTACAAAGAAAGAAACGCAACAATGGCGTGACTTGGGTACCGAAAAGGGACGTGCCTACGCTGACATCATGGATTACTACATTGATGCTTACTACAACTTGGATATCAACAAGGCAGGTGCCGCATTGCACGATCCATTGGCTGTTGGTGTGGCGGTTGACCCTAACTTGGTAACCTTGCTACCAATTAACATGCGTGTTGACCACGAAGACGGTCGTACGATTGGTGATTTGAGCCGTTTGACTGACCCAGTTAAGAACACATACGCAGCTGTTGCGGTTGATGCACCGTTCTACTTGGAACGCTTCATGAACTACATGGCAATCGCATTGCGTTAA
- the rpiA gene encoding ribose-5-phosphate isomerase RpiA, producing the protein MLDKIQQQKKAAGEYAASLVENGMVVGLGTGSTVRYFVDRLGERVANEGLDIVGVTTSNRTAHQARCLGIPLADVDAVDYIDLTVDGADAVDPQLNGIKGGGAALLYEKVVAKNSKRNIWIVDGSKQHDELGHFPLPVEVVSYGEQQLCRLFKKHNLNPILRLDEDGRPLTTDNGNNIIDLHLETIPFPEELATWLSNQVGVVEHGLFLNVCDEVIVGGDEIQVLKRDMAKN; encoded by the coding sequence GTCGTTGGACTAGGAACTGGTTCAACCGTCCGCTATTTTGTTGACCGCCTTGGTGAGCGTGTTGCCAATGAAGGTCTTGATATTGTCGGTGTGACGACTTCGAATCGTACCGCACACCAAGCACGTTGCTTAGGTATTCCATTGGCTGACGTTGATGCGGTTGACTACATTGATTTGACCGTTGATGGTGCTGATGCGGTTGATCCACAATTGAACGGTATCAAGGGTGGTGGTGCTGCGCTACTATACGAAAAGGTTGTTGCTAAGAATTCAAAGCGTAACATCTGGATTGTTGATGGTAGCAAGCAACACGATGAATTAGGTCACTTCCCATTGCCAGTTGAAGTGGTGTCATACGGTGAGCAACAACTATGCCGCTTGTTTAAGAAGCATAATTTGAACCCAATTTTGCGTTTGGATGAAGATGGTCGTCCGCTAACGACTGATAATGGGAATAACATTATTGATTTGCACTTGGAGACGATTCCCTTCCCAGAAGAACTTGCGACTTGGCTCTCAAATCAAGTTGGTGTTGTTGAGCACGGCTTGTTCTTGAATGTCTGCGACGAAGTCATTGTTGGTGGGGATGAGATTCAAGTATTGAAGCGTGATATGGCTAAGAATTAG
- a CDS encoding DMT family transporter — translation MFYLIGILSGLMLAVQNPFNSNFGKELSSPIAGGFMVYIIGTIEFLLLLLITRANVSGILYLGFSHGNIWLLGGVLGAAFITSIIILFPILGPINAVIYPTLGQIFSGLIYDWTGAFGSHQVPVKIIAIIGVVLLLVGVFLTSYEKSLPTNAPKANIWQIIWSLVAGALSTTQGLFNGQLSAIVKNASGASFIAFLMGTIFLLIVVIVTKSLHKNTIPAGLTSITGWVASTLGAAYVLIMTILMPTLGAGLTIGLSLVGVMVGSALVEQLGLFGVVKKSVTLRKIIGILLFVCGVVLTKM, via the coding sequence ATGTTCTATCTTATTGGCATCTTATCTGGATTGATGCTAGCTGTTCAAAATCCATTCAATTCAAATTTCGGTAAGGAATTATCGTCACCAATTGCTGGTGGCTTCATGGTTTATATTATCGGAACCATCGAATTTCTCTTATTGCTACTGATTACCCGTGCTAACGTGAGTGGCATCCTATACCTCGGGTTCAGCCACGGTAACATTTGGTTACTTGGTGGTGTATTAGGTGCAGCCTTCATCACCAGTATCATTATCTTGTTCCCCATTTTGGGACCGATCAACGCAGTTATCTACCCAACCCTCGGGCAGATCTTCTCAGGTCTTATTTATGACTGGACGGGGGCCTTCGGTTCACATCAAGTCCCTGTTAAAATCATCGCGATTATCGGTGTTGTTCTACTATTAGTTGGCGTCTTCCTCACATCTTATGAAAAGAGTTTGCCAACCAACGCACCTAAGGCCAACATCTGGCAAATCATCTGGTCTTTGGTTGCTGGTGCCCTTTCGACAACCCAAGGTTTGTTTAACGGCCAATTATCTGCCATTGTTAAGAACGCCTCTGGTGCGTCATTTATTGCCTTCCTAATGGGAACCATTTTCTTATTGATTGTCGTTATTGTCACAAAGTCATTGCACAAGAACACAATTCCAGCTGGTTTGACTTCTATCACTGGTTGGGTTGCTTCAACGTTAGGTGCTGCCTACGTTCTAATTATGACCATCTTGATGCCCACCCTTGGCGCTGGCCTTACAATTGGCCTATCACTTGTCGGTGTTATGGTGGGATCAGCGCTTGTTGAACAACTTGGCCTGTTCGGTGTCGTTAAAAAGAGCGTGACCCTTCGCAAAATTATTGGGATTTTGCTTTTCGTCTGCGGTGTCGTCCTCACCAAGATGTAA
- a CDS encoding helix-turn-helix domain-containing protein, producing the protein MEWLLGKKEVRKVALVSYFYETNQTKMLIPDLERHFNWSTYMIKSLINELLHDQKRFGMPEKGQLRLSPPEREVELIPGNRAYLLSLTANYIKESYLFRTLVTGMNNTPTALSVLAESLKVPKLHLKNDIHQFNDRARAANVEINTYNRLQGDEWAIRIMLVSIFKNVIHDESELAEFFEPDIIHQANQVARFYQMSNVEASHLTDYQHLSLMIELAVWLVRLNARCAISSSDQYKLLLADDQLDDVYRNLLSLNESVIRRFVRLPPHELSLESRYGVIMFVRVGLVDGHLSRNASPEVVKMHTMLTTIAQTVYREFFGQDMPQNLTDQLSHQLELPTMRLLFLTHINYQGTDDYTINHSLFPEYALFTDRFLTRVNEYLGIKTLNIKNRMFKMFYNLFIGILDRQVMIPQLQVSLRIRDAFMHEKVAAMLMRQAELRVEVSDELGQCDMVISDTLLPPTDDAQVIVWTTLPTFAEFDSFLHTAVNLTMDKFTKSIYERAN; encoded by the coding sequence ATGGAGTGGTTGCTGGGAAAAAAGGAAGTAAGAAAAGTGGCATTGGTTAGCTACTTTTATGAAACTAATCAAACTAAAATGCTGATTCCGGACTTGGAACGTCATTTTAATTGGTCCACTTACATGATCAAATCGTTAATTAATGAACTTTTACATGATCAGAAACGATTTGGTATGCCAGAAAAGGGACAATTACGCTTAAGTCCACCTGAACGTGAAGTGGAGTTGATTCCCGGTAACCGAGCGTATTTGCTTAGCTTAACGGCTAACTATATTAAAGAGTCATATCTGTTCCGCACATTGGTGACGGGCATGAATAATACCCCAACAGCGCTTTCGGTGTTGGCGGAAAGTCTCAAGGTACCTAAGTTGCATTTGAAGAATGACATTCATCAATTTAACGATCGTGCGCGAGCAGCAAATGTTGAAATTAATACGTACAATCGCTTGCAAGGAGATGAGTGGGCGATTCGAATTATGTTAGTTAGCATTTTTAAAAACGTCATTCATGATGAAAGTGAGCTCGCAGAATTTTTTGAGCCCGATATTATTCATCAGGCAAACCAGGTGGCACGTTTTTATCAAATGTCAAATGTTGAGGCGTCTCACCTAACGGACTACCAACACTTGTCTTTGATGATTGAATTAGCAGTTTGGTTAGTTCGATTAAACGCGCGTTGTGCGATTTCAAGTTCTGATCAATATAAGTTACTGTTGGCGGATGATCAGTTAGATGATGTCTACCGTAATTTGTTAAGCTTGAACGAATCAGTTATTCGCCGTTTTGTCCGGTTACCACCTCATGAACTTTCATTAGAGAGCCGTTATGGTGTCATTATGTTTGTTCGAGTTGGTCTAGTGGACGGGCATTTGAGCCGTAATGCCAGCCCCGAGGTGGTTAAAATGCACACCATGCTAACGACAATCGCACAGACGGTATATCGTGAGTTTTTTGGCCAAGATATGCCACAAAACTTAACGGATCAACTCTCGCATCAGCTTGAATTACCAACGATGCGATTGCTGTTTTTGACGCACATTAATTACCAAGGGACTGATGATTACACGATTAATCATTCGCTTTTCCCTGAGTACGCGTTGTTTACGGATCGATTCCTAACTAGGGTTAACGAGTACTTAGGTATTAAGACGTTAAATATCAAGAATCGCATGTTTAAAATGTTTTATAATTTGTTCATCGGCATTTTAGATCGACAGGTTATGATTCCGCAATTACAGGTTAGCTTGAGAATTCGTGATGCATTTATGCACGAAAAAGTTGCTGCCATGCTTATGCGCCAAGCGGAATTGCGAGTTGAAGTAAGTGATGAATTGGGGCAATGTGACATGGTGATCAGTGATACTTTGCTACCTCCTACGGATGACGCACAAGTCATTGTGTGGACAACGTTGCCAACCTTTGCTGAGTTCGACTCGTTTTTGCATACGGCAGTCAATTTGACCATGGACAAATTTACAAAATCAATTTACGAACGAGCAAATTAG